In the Clostridium sp. 'White wine YQ' genome, ACCTGATAAGGTACCAGCTCTTTGTTTAATTCTTTCTTTTAATCTAGGGAATTTAGTGAAGATTGATTCCATATCGGTAGTAATTCCCTTCTTATCTTTTCTTAAATATGCTCCAAGTTCTAGATTCTCCATTACAGTAAGCTCAGGGAAGATTTTTCTTCCTTCTGGAACATGAGAAAGGCCTAGAGAAAGTATTTTATGTGGAGCTATAGTCTTAAGAGCACTTCCTTTAAAGTTTATATCTCCAGATTTGTATGGAACCAATCCAGAAATAGCTCTAAGAGTAGAAGTTTTTCCTGCACCATTTGCACCTATTAAGGTTACTATCTCACCTTGATTTACTTCAAGAGAAATATCTTTAAGAGCGTGAATTCCTTCATAATATACATTTAAGTTATCTATCTTTAGCATGATTAAGCTCCTTCCCCAAGGTACGCTTCTATAACCTTAGGATTTCTCTTTATTTCTTCAGGTGTACCTTCTGCAATCTTTTTACCGTAATCTAGAACAGTTATCTTTTCGCAAATTCCCATTACAAGTTTCATGTCATGTTCAATTAGTAGAACAGAGATATCAAATTTGTCTTTAGTCCAGTTTATCATTTTCATAAGTTCTTGAGTTTCTTGTGGATTCATACCAGCAGCAGGTTCATCTAATAATATTAGCTTTGGATCAGCTGCAAGAGCTCTTACAATCTCAAGTCTTCTTTGTTCTCCATAGGAAAGATTCTTTGCTAATTCATCCTTCTTTGAATCAAGGTCAAAATATGATAAATATTCTAA is a window encoding:
- a CDS encoding ABC transporter ATP-binding protein, with protein sequence MLKIDNLNVYYEGIHALKDISLEVNQGEIVTLIGANGAGKTSTLRAISGLVPYKSGDINFKGSALKTIAPHKILSLGLSHVPEGRKIFPELTVMENLELGAYLRKDKKGITTDMESIFTKFPRLKERIKQRAGTLSGGEQQMLAMGRALMCRPEMILLDEPSMGLAPLVVKGIFDTIQEINEGGTTVLLVEQNAHMALSIADRAYVLETGSIVLEGNAKELLQDDKIRSAYLGE